A stretch of DNA from Odontesthes bonariensis isolate fOdoBon6 chromosome 5, fOdoBon6.hap1, whole genome shotgun sequence:
tcacctgttgctgttgttctgaatcagctgtccattctgtcttttaaactcctcacgtcacgccacgcccgcgtccgacccgcgtcgattgcgttcacaccaaaagctcggcaaaaagactagtgtccgacgcgggtcgaaagtcgagttgacgcggcagcccgggtcggcagtgtgaacgcaacagcggagaCGCTAAAtttgcgaattaaacgcgggttattcggcagtgtgaaaggggcttttgtTGATTGTTAATCTGTATCATTAGAGTTTCAAAGTTCACTTCACTTCACCAACTTATTGTGTTCAGTGTGGTATAAATGACTGTTTAGTTTGtcctgttgtggagaaaataggagacgaatcacgcgtcggtcagccatccattggggagtttattgaacaaactgtcacagcaaatatgcatacagaatgtacaaaatgtccgctgTCTTCCTTCTGTGATACCTCTTTATGCTTGTCTTTATCAAAACAACCGTACGTGgcactctctggaggcgcctaatgttaaacaactcattctaactatcaacaatattcatctgaaccagtcagcaaggcacacgatgtaactaggccagaagtcatgacatccttctcccacagtcCATCTACATGTTTGTTCGTTTATGCAGAGCAGTTGTTGATGCCTCTTTGGATTCAAAGTCTCTCAGAAATAAATAGGCTTTAATCAGTTGTAACAATGAATGAAAAGGACTTAGTTGTGATGCAACACAGTGGCCTTGTAAATTGTCCCTCTtaaattatttatgtttttacagCAACAGTTCAGTGTCAGCAGATCATCCTATGTTCATACCTTTTCTACTTCCGTTAGATTCCGTATGCAGGTAATGCTCAACGGGAGGCTGTTTCCTGTGGCAGAAGCTTCTAGTAAGAAGGTTGCTAAAAAGGACGCCGCAGCGGCCACTCTGCGCGTACTCATCGAAGAGATGCAGGGAGGGACGGGCACGGTTGATGAGGGAAACGCCGCCAGTTTGGACCAAGTGGTGGAGGCACCTCCAGACACCAGCGTGAGTTGTTATTTACTGTGTGAAAATAAACCCTTCTGTATTTTTGGGCAGCACATCCAATTTCGCCACATTTAGCTTGAAAAAGTCGTCTCTGGTTGGCCAAACACTTGTTAAAAGGGAGCATATGATTTTATAATCCAGAGCACGGCGTGCTAACCGTGCAGGCTCAAACTTTGTCAATGGAATCAGATTCAGCAGTCCAAGTTAAAACGGTCTCTTCTCTCTGCCAGGGGTCAGTTGAAAATGCAACTGACCCCAGTGGGTCCAGTGGTGCGGAAGGAAATGTGGACGGACCTCGCCAGCTGCTGTCCCGTTCTCTGCCTGGTGGGAAGAATCCGGTTTCTGTCCTGATGGAGTACTGCCAACGCAGTGGGAACGCTATCGAATTCATCAATACTGGGCAGGCAGGCCCACCACATGACCCACGGTACGGACTCCTTCTGAATCTGTCCTTTTaaataatgttgtttttttcctacatTGCATGTCCTGAGGTCAAGTTCCTTTGTGGTTGGACATCTGGCTCAAAGAAGCAGCTATTTCTGTTTAATCTCTCCTCCACTCTGCAGTCATCTGACAAAGACACAATTGCATCTCTCTGTCCATCCACACTTTCTGTTCAGTCCATCCCTTGGGGCAGCTGCCTGGGTGATGGATACAGTACAACTTGTGTTTTCATCCCATCTCTTTTTAGAAAAGCTACATGTATATGTCTTGATTTGTGGTGCATCATAAGCTGAGACTTACTATGACCCTGGCCCATTTGTTCATCTATCTAACTGTAACTAGTCGCTCCATAAATTGTGCTCTATGTATGATTCTCACCCTCTTTCTTACACCGTTCTCACCTTCTCCCTCCTATGCTCAGGTTCATGTACAGGGTGAAGGTTGGAGAGAACCTGTTTGCAGAGGCTTCAGCTCCGAGCAAGAAAGCAGCCCGCCAGCTGGCAGCAGAGGAGGCTGTCAAAGAATTAATGGCTGATGGAAAACTGCAGCTCAACAAGGTAAGAAGTGCGAGGCAGAGActaactcgttttttttttcttttttgaaggaAATGGAGGTTTTTATATGGCTGGAATTATTAAAATGAGGAACAACAGACTGATTGGGCTTGAAGAAAAAGTTTTGTCAACTCTTAATTCTTGTATCCCTTCACTCAGCCATTCGCATCTCTAACAGTCCATCCCATCCCGTATCTGTCTCCTCTAGCCTCAGTTGCCCCTGGGCTCTTCCAGTGATAGTGAAGAAGGTGTTTCTGGGGCAACATCCCCCTGTTTGCGTCCTTTAACTGCAGATGAGTTGCGAGCAGCCCATGAGGCAGGCGTTGGAGACCTCATCAATCACCTGAACAACAACGCGGTGTCAGGTCTTCTGGAATATGCCAGAGCCCGGGGCTTTGCTGCTGAGATCCGTCTGGTGGGGCAGTCTGGGCCAGCACATGAGCCTAAGTATGTGTGCACTGCAGGAATTTGCATAATTCACCATTAACTGTCTGGCTGCAACATACTTGATCTTGTGTTTCTataaaaattttatttttataaaaagTTTTAAGACTTTCACTTTCTCCGGTTGTCTGTTCTGACAGCACCCAATATGCAAAGTTTCCATGGGATCTTAGGGTTTTTAAAACGGCTGTGAAAACGCTGTGAAATCCTCTCCTGATTGCCTTTTTCTCCCCCTCTCATGCTCAGGTTCACCTACCAGGCAAAGCTGGGTGGACGCTGGTTTCCTCCAGTTTGTGCCTCCAACAAGAAGCAGGGAAAGCAGGAAGCAGCGGATGCTGCTCTACGGGTTTTGATTGGAGAGGCTGAAAGGGCAGCTCGCACTGgggagcttatcccagctgaGGTACACACTGTTAGAATGTGTGAACTTGTCTTTATTCAAAGTCGAGTATTCAGCAGCTTTACTGTGAATAAACAGTTTGCTGTGGCCTTTTACTGTGAGCCACTGGATCATAGGATGTAAAAACAAATCAGATTCAGATATACTTTATAAATCCTTGGGTGGAAATAGCTTTGTTACCGACCTCCTAATAGAAATACAGTCGTAATGGTAATACTGATAATAAGAAATACGCACAGAGCTGAAATGTACAAAAACAACCCCATGGAGATGGAAAGTAATGATGAATACGATAACTGatcaaaattaaaaaagtacATTTCAAAGGTTGTTGTGAATACACTTTAACAATAACTACACCATCTTCTGTACTGATGAACTAACAGATGGTTGTTGCACATGTGCTTACTTACTCGTGGAGAACACCACAGGCAGGAATTATTTTTCTATGCTGCTCAGTTGTGCATCGCAGTAGGAAAAAGTCTGACTGAAAATGCTACAATGCTTGACCAGCACGCCACGGAGCAGCTGTGTTGTCCGATGTTGTCATAAACTTCAACAACTTTTTCAATGACCATACAGACAATCTGCCAATAGGAGAAGCAGAGGAGCACAAATGACACCAGTTTTGTTGTATCAATCAGTGTACACACTCAGGTGTGTGTCAGGACAGTAGATCTGTTTGCTCTTTGTTACTTTGTCCCAGGAAACGCTTTTGTTCGACGCAGGTAAGCCTAAattaaacccttttttttttttttttttttgcttttctctgTCTAGCTACCTGTGAGCGGCAGCACTTTGCATGACCAGATAGCCATGCTGAGTCACCAGCGTTTCAATGCCCTGACCACACGTATCCAGCACAGCCTTCTGGGACGCAAGATTCTGGCCACCATTGTCATGAGAAGAGGGGAGGGCCTGGGGACTGTTGTCAGCCTTGGAACTGGTATATTCATCTTTTAGCTTAAGAACTATGAAAGGGCCTAGGTGATTAAAAGCATGGTGTATAACTAAGTGGATagcaagaggaagaaaaaaaaaaaagcattttcatgtgattttcagttttcagaattgatttattttttgtgcttaGAGGCATGTGCCGTCGCAAAGTTGAAACAGAACTAGGTCACTGCAGAACTTGGAGGGGTTGCATTGTCGTGTTCTTTGACATTGAATgcgtcttcttttcttttttttttttcctgtcaggAAATCGTTGTGTCAAAGGGGAAGAGCTGAGCCTTAAAGGGGACACGGTTAATGATTGCCATGCTGAAATCATCTCCAGAAGGGGGTTCATTCGGTAGAAATGGATATCCTGCTCTTTTCTCAATGTTTCTCCTACGTTTCTAAAAATACTCCTTGCTCTGCTTCACTCATTCTGTGTGATCTAACTCAATGTCTCCTTTCCTCTCAGGTTTCTGTACAATGAGCTGCTCAAGCACTATGATGGCGCAGATGACAGCATATTTGAGCCAGCGGAGGAGAATAAAGTGCAGATCAAATCCGACATCACCTTTCACCTCTACATCAGGTATGATCTTTCTCCTTGCCAAATCCCCTTCCTTCCAAAGCCTCTTTCTTCCCAATCCGGCCCACCAGTGTGATACATCAGTGTTTCCTGCGTAGATCATAGTGGCCTTCATTTTAGTTTGTGTTCTACCAGTACCTTACGTCTTTTCGTCTCTCCTTTACAGCACAGCACCCTGTGGAGATGGCGCCCTGTTTGATAAGTCATGCAGTGAGGGAGGAGACGAAGTCGAGGGCCATCAGCCTTTGTTTGAGAATGCTAAGCAGGGCAAGCTTCGCACTAAAGTGGAGAACGGTAAGACGGGCATTCAATCGGCTTATCCTGTCATGAAATGCGTATAGAAGCTCCATTTTGCCATCCTCTGGTCTTTTAGATAGAGACGTGACctttgcttttgtgtgtgttgtggcggttaacaggtgaggggacCATCCCAGTGGAGTCGAGTGCCATTGTACCCACCTGGGATGGTATTCAGCACGGTGAGAGGCTGCGCACCATGAGCTGCAGCGATAAGATCCTGCGCTGGAACGTGTTGGGTCTGCAGGGGGCACTGCTCACCCATTTCCTGCATCCCATCTACCTGAAGTCCATCACACTGGGTAAATCCTACTGCTGGACAGAGATTGTCATGATCTTGAGAGTGAATCTCATTGATTGCGGATGAACTCCCACACTTGATTGAGCTTTCTGTCTGAACATCCCGTATTTGCTGCTCTGATCTGCCAGGCTACTTGTACAGCCACGGTCACCTGACACGTGCCGTTTGCTGTCGGCTGGCCAGAGACGGGGACGCCTTCACGCAGAGTCTCCCTGCTCCCTTCAAGCTGAACCACCCGGAGGTAACGCTGCAAGTTTTTGACGCAATAACAGACATGGATATAAATCAAGAACATTAAGGTCATTCTCATTAGATGAATTAATTAAGCTGCCATCTTTCCTGTTTGTACCTGCAAAGCTTTTTTTCATTGTTCAGCTTATGCAAATTGGGCTCATCCATCAATTAACAAAAAGCAGGTTGGTCCCTGTCACGCCGCCTGGAAAAATGGCAGAAATACAGTAGCTGGCAGATACCCACAAGTCCTCTCGTTTCATGTTTTAGTCTGTTGTTCAACCTTGTTTTGGCTTTCATTCCCACATCAGCAAAGGGTGATTGAAGATAACCGACACACTGTGATTGTAATCGCTAATATGTGTAATTAGACGGCTAGTTTTCTAATTGCCGATTTACATTGAACTAGCTCAGTTGAAAACAATGTGCTCTCTCCCCATTTCCCCCATCTCCCACTCCACCTGGCTGGACCGTAGGTGGGCAGGGTGAGTGTGTATGACTCCACACGTCACACAGGCAAGACCAAGGAGTCCAGTGTGAACTGGAGCTTTCCAGACCAGCACAATGTAGAGGTGCTGGACGGGACCAAAGGAAAACTTGATGGGTATGTAGAGATCGTCACCAAACTCAATCCTGTTCCTGACAGTTGGAAGAGGACGATGTTGTCAGATGATCATATAGATGTTGTTGCTTTGACAACTTCTTGATTTGGTGATGTTGTGAAGCTGCTCCTTTCTTATGTCTTATCCCTTTAGTTTTATTAATTTAGAAGAGACGGCGTACAGTTTAAGTACAGCTAAGAAACAATTCTTATCTGTATTAACTCGGAACAACTTCAACTAATTCAATTTCCCTAAATCTGTGTTTGCCCTGAAGATGCTGCTCagagatttttgtctttttattgtaACAGGATGTCACATCACTGAAAAACTGATTCCtaaaagtttatttattttaaagccaTTTGCAGATCCTTGAAAATACACGCATGCTTGACTGAATTTCCTGTATTTGTGCATAGATGGGACAGAACACATCACAGGTCCAACCGTCCTAGAAAAGAATTATGAGAATtcgactttaaaaaaaaaaaaggcaaagggTCATACTTGGTCAGTTTTTAAATGAAGACATAAATGGAAAATCTTTTGCAATCTTTTGCATCTTTGTGAGTGGCAGAAATATGTAAAGCTTTGCCGGCAGTAGATGACGTGCACCTTTGTGCTCCAATAACTGAGTAAACAGTTCCTGTAATTGTTGATCCGTTCATTAAACCAAACGGAGCGGCTTCACTTCTGAGATGTTGGTGGGTCTCGCATTCACTGCCCACATCAGGACTATCCCTTAACATGACCTTTATTCTCTTTTTATCATTCTTTTGCAGAGTGATCAGTGAATGCATCGATAGTGGCAGTCCGCCCTGACCCATAATAAAGTTCTAATATTGCCACTACCATGTTTTAAAGCTAGGATACGGTTTTTAATCTGGAGACTGCAGTCTCATTAAAGCCACAGGGTTCAGATTGAGCAACATTCTGGGTTGTCCACTTGTTTCTTAAGAAAACTGCAGATAGGCAGTGTTCTTTTAGGAGATTGgagcagtgttgtttttgacaaccatcttagatttagtcttagtcttttggactaaaatgcttattagttttagtcacattttagtcacttctatatgtgatagttttagtcgacgaaaactcaaaagggttttagtctagttttagtcgacgaaaagtcaaaaaggttttagtcaaaaaaaaaaaagaaaaaactaagtATAGTCTTTTAACAAATTAATTTAGGTCAATAAGTAATGGAGATTGCTGTTGGGCAGTGTCACACAtaagttgtgaaaatagcagCAGATCTATAAGTTCAACACATTGTAAGCTTGCAGATCTGctattttcacaaataataacaataataaaggaATGGTTTTAGACATATGGTTTCCACCCAACGGCAAATTTCTGATCTAAGGATTGTGAATTACACACAGATAAAGTGGTAACAGTGGAATCAATGTTCATtactccaaaaaacaaaaacattctaCTTCAGCAATTGTGGCTTTATTTCTCAGAATTAAAGTACAATGAACATACACAGGCCCCAAAAAAATGAGGATAGATGTAAATATGCTGGGATAGATGGTGCGCTGTTGTTATTTGGACCACCAGGTTTCTCTTTAGTAGTTTTGGTCTCTGGGATCTggttgaggaaaaaacaaagaaggcATACAATTACTCTTTCTCTGTATACAACGTACACCTCCGGTAAAGATTTACAGGTGAATACAAAACAATCAAATGTATACCATAAAAATACTCAAAATACTACcatgttaagaaaatagtatggtcttaactatcaaacaagcagaacaaaaatacatagcttattaactgaccctgtactaaagctttctgatttttcattctgtactgtgcgtgtgtcccaactttagTGTTAGCacactaaacgcacaggtcctggttagggctgcacaacgtcacttgtggcttttaggctaaagctaggagactctacgtataacagtaactcgacctgtttaacatatcaagttacgtgctgacagaacgtacacacaaagagataaccacaccgtcactgaatgtaaacatgctgctaaagtaacacacacataatgaattgacgttagcgtaacaaaagctaactttagcctgaagttagcagcccatttgcgccaggagtatgtggaaaacgtactaatgtattagccTACTATGAAATTGATCGATTATgttaaccctttaggcgccagttttttttttttttaaaaaagactaGATTTTGACATCTAAATTTCAAAAGGCTGTGGCTTCTAAATGGTTAGAGATAGAGACAAAGTGTAAATGAGAAACATATTGGGAATGACCTGAACTTCATGTAGGTTGTAAATGTTCctatctaatttgcatattatgacgtcatatggtggcggccattttggaattcGATAATTCTCAGgaaataaatgatattgttgatagtgttgaacttttttcatcatatccacccctccatccatctGTTATGTTATCCACATATCAAATGGACAAGCAAACAGTGAATTGTAAGCCAAATGTTACAAATTATAACCATTATTATACCAAAAAACTCATATAAACAGTAGGCGTTTTTCAGAAGCAGAGGCCTTATCTGTGCCCATCTATCCAGATTACAGTCAATCCGACACCCACCAGCCCTTCTACGGACACTAAGCCCCCGTTTACCCCTGCTTGTGTTTGGCAAAGAGTTGGAAAATGTAGTGTTTTGTGCTTTGGAGACATTGGTGCGTTGCACAGCCGCAGCATTGACGCGCAGTAAAGCACCATGGCTAGCACGGTAGGCTAGAAAGAATTGACACTCACGCTGGTCCCAGCGCCACTCTCACCTACACTGTTTCCCCCAATTCCCACCAGCCCCCCTACGAATACCAACACTCCTCGTAGCCTTTCCAATTTTCCTCGCTTTGCCCAGCACCGCCATTGCCATGCAAAGACGCACCAGCGAGCTCACTAGTTGACCGACCGTCATCTCCAAAAGAAAGATTTTCCCCTTCTGAATCAGAATCGGCGAACAGGAAACCCATCACATCACTATAAGTAAACTTTTTCCCagtcatcttttatttattttgtctctaACTCTTGTAATCCAGCAATACCGCTTCAGCAATCATGATCAGTGGCACACTTTCTCCGGTTTTTTCTCCTACAACTTGGAATGGACTTCCTCGAACATTTTACATTACAGTGTGACGTATTCCGTCCCAAAGTATAAGTTGGGGATGTCTGCCAACTAGTGGACGGGAGTATAAGGCAAATTTGACACTCTGCTTGGCTCTATCGTCTGTTAAAGTCAACACCGCTTCTTGTCGCAATATTGCGACTTTGGCGCTTAAAgggttaacagcatttgtaacttaccttcgaaaaaatatccTTGTGGCGAGCCAAGTGCCGCTTAAGGTTGGTCGTATTTTTTCCGCCTACTTTTTGGGAACATTTGTCACCGTCTTCCTTCACAATACACTCTGTTTTATTATCTGCTGGGTTATATTTAAAATACACCCATATGTCGTCTCTGCGTTTGTGACCTCCGAGCCCCTGTGTTGAAACTGCCGCCGGTGTTATGGTCCATTGTCTGATGAGTAAAAACAGTGTGACGTGTTGAGCACGTTGAGCGCTGTACGCCAGGTGGTGGGCGTGACCAAACAAGGATAGAATGCAGCAGCCTTACTGTAGGCAGCAGCAGATACTTtataggttttaattgacacacacaataagcagaaatgtcatgcattttaaacgtctgacagatcacccactaacattttcgtctcgtcaacgaaaactcacacccgtctcgtcatgttttcgtcatcagagagctatgtttatctcgtcaccgtctcgttatcgtcatgaaaaaaagtggcgtcaacgaaatgatttcgtcatcgtcatcgttgacgaaaacaacactggaTTGGAGGCTTCTTGCGGCCCTAAAGTAGATTCATGAACATTAACATTGGCCACTATGATGGGGCCTTCAGTTTCTTATAAGTTGACCTTGATTCTTACGTTCTCTCACATAACCACTGCCTTTATTAACAAATAACCAAGTTGATCATTTTATCTGGTTTAACTGGGTTGATATTatcgatctttttttttttttaaatctattttagGAGTTGTGTGAAAGTCTGACGGTGATGTTCATATTTATTCAGAAATGCTGAAAATTCCTAATGGTTTACAAACCTTCAGTCACCACTCTCGTCCTCACAGTGGCCAGCCAACAAGAACAAACATAATTTATTACTCTAAATTGAATGAAACGGGGAGCAGCAGGCTATGAAGTAAGCTAAATTGGAAACAATTTATGATTGAAGGAAACAGGTTTGCGAtatgtttttgccatgtttttgcatttttcgTCAACTCTCCGCTTAAGTGCTCTTAAATGTCTTCCCTCCAGGACCAAACAATCCGTGTCCCGCGTGTCCAAGTCCAACCTGTTCTGTCTATTCCGCTCTCTGTGCCAGAAGAGTGGCCGCACCGACCTCTTCTCCCTGCCCTCCTACGCTCAGGCCAAGATGGCAGCCATGCCCTTCCTACTTGCCAAGCAGCAGTTCTTTCAAGCTCTCAGCGTTCACGGCTACGGAGCTTGGATCGGCAAACCACTGGAAGAGAAGAGCTTTGAGGCGGGAGAGAGAACTGGAAACAACGGAGCAAGCATCCCGTCGGGCTACGGAAACAGTGGAAATGGAGGGGCAATGGAGTACAAGCAAGCAGAGGCGTAGATCAGTGCAGGGTTCTTCATCAAGGAGATCATAGAAATATGTGGGGGAGAAAAGCACAAGCAGGGGCAGATCAAAGGGAGCGCAATGAAACGATGCAAAGCCAGTGGCCAGAACTGAGTCTGCTGATGGGACATGGTTGAAGGCTGCAGAGTGAGTGATGGGAAGGGACAGAATAAGTCAAGGGCAAAGCCTGAAGCATGAGTGAGGTCACATTTGAAAGGACAGAGCTAGAGAGAGATCCACAGGGTGTACAGAATATTGTAAACACTACATTCACAAGGAGTAAGTCTGAAGTCTATTAATTTCCACGGCAAAAACTTCTACACGGCTCAGTTGCAAGAGCCTGTGGATTGTTTTTGAGCATTATAATGTTTAGATCCCATTTAGTTTCacattgtaattttgttttatctttGGCATTGGAATGAATGGCAAACactgatcagccataacattacgACCACCCGCCTAATACTGAGTATGTTCTTTACATGTTGCCAGTCAGGGAGTGGACAGATTGCTTCACTTGTCAGGAGTGATGTTATGGCCGATCGCTGTATGCCGTCATTGTTTTTACACTGTTACAGCTGTTTATGTAAAATCATAAAATCCTTGAAATACAGTCTGTACTATCTGTTCTCGTTAGGCCACTGTTCATTCTCTCATCTTCAACAAATAACAGGAGCTGCTGATTGGGATTCACCCTAATGGGACCCTGGTTTGTAGAAGTGTGTAGAATAGCGATTAAGTttaaggaagaaaaagaaaaaaggctcctGTCACGAAGTGCTTGCATTGTATTTTGTTCTGTGCGCTACTGTATGTTTTATTGTATGGAAATGCACCCGGCTGCTTTTAAGAACTGCAAGCTGAAAAGGTGGGAGTCCCTTTTGCAGGAAGCTTGATTGTTGATTGACTTCACTTGGATGTCAAGAGTGAACCTGGACACCAAGCCCTGCTCACTCCTCTCCAGTCCCAGTTAACAGCAAACATAACCAACTTTAACTGTAGATAAAATCAGCCCCTTTTACAGATCAGCTACTTGCATTCACCGCCCAAACAGCCCCTTTACACGCTCCGACATCTCCATGCAGACTTGTCTGATTTACACCAGCTTTAACATTTAAACTGACTGTACACTGTCTTCACTCATTGTTGTCATGGTTTCTGGTATTGTGGCCCTTTGATCAGCCCCATTTGTCTGTGCTTATGAACTTTCACATAGAATTACTGATGTCATGACCTCCAAGAAGTATAGTATGTCTGTTCTTATGGCTTATGTGGTTTTTGAGTGCATTtgctccccccctcccccccattATTCCTGTCATTATGGTCC
This window harbors:
- the adar gene encoding double-stranded RNA-specific adenosine deaminase — its product is MSRGRGGPYREHYHRHLPPRLQPKENSYRSGQAQLFPRHDPQQIPYFNYYGSPTHPVVPIQPPSPLPPSAPPIPNHIKVVPNSVAFNCSQNQNHSVTQIPNSFHSEQVDFLRGQSSEAPQFRGGAQGGGAVPSRSPSSIYQPPSGYSRHTNPNNNPRGRGGYSQDQGFSFPTGARASRGSPGPRHLNQNQIQGKNNNQSSNRQWHVQADTISDNFQNLSLHQEMPYRGREKSDKRFSSKSSGKLNITFTPDIQELVFRALDALKPGETVSAREVAKKLNLPKKLVNKALYGLEHSQKASKEGLYPPAWTLYTEHLGVEEDQLRQVQSSPSSLCLSTKHPQEPEARVDSETETKGQSKKEDSDTESSSSNCHSSELSDSEESQSSVRDRQHEKKHPGTTRSPDQEPNSVLMADLKEQILQYLLDSGEVTTLVIAKNLGIKSARVNPILIALEKQGEVCRNSQGSSSKWNLSTHRRERMERSLRAAQGTSAVQDQMEVVAVKEEEGGFFKSPLPPVPGIEPLPPLEDWIQGKSQIEVQPSVTTGKDKETNDEQWASDDIPLFLNAIRRQTDANKLAAEKVNAMGTVAVSLAAPPPQNLWAKLQEVRLKNPVSGLMEYAQYLGQNCEFQLLDQSGPSHDPRFRMQVMLNGRLFPVAEASSKKVAKKDAAAATLRVLIEEMQGGTGTVDEGNAASLDQVVEAPPDTSGSVENATDPSGSSGAEGNVDGPRQLLSRSLPGGKNPVSVLMEYCQRSGNAIEFINTGQAGPPHDPRFMYRVKVGENLFAEASAPSKKAARQLAAEEAVKELMADGKLQLNKPQLPLGSSSDSEEGVSGATSPCLRPLTADELRAAHEAGVGDLINHLNNNAVSGLLEYARARGFAAEIRLVGQSGPAHEPKFTYQAKLGGRWFPPVCASNKKQGKQEAADAALRVLIGEAERAARTGELIPAELPVSGSTLHDQIAMLSHQRFNALTTRIQHSLLGRKILATIVMRRGEGLGTVVSLGTGNRCVKGEELSLKGDTVNDCHAEIISRRGFIRFLYNELLKHYDGADDSIFEPAEENKVQIKSDITFHLYISTAPCGDGALFDKSCSEGGDEVEGHQPLFENAKQGKLRTKVENGEGTIPVESSAIVPTWDGIQHGERLRTMSCSDKILRWNVLGLQGALLTHFLHPIYLKSITLGYLYSHGHLTRAVCCRLARDGDAFTQSLPAPFKLNHPEVGRVSVYDSTRHTGKTKESSVNWSFPDQHNVEVLDGTKGKLDGTKQSVSRVSKSNLFCLFRSLCQKSGRTDLFSLPSYAQAKMAAMPFLLAKQQFFQALSVHGYGAWIGKPLEEKSFEAGERTGNNGASIPSGYGNSGNGGAMEYKQAEA